One genomic region from Cryptococcus deuterogattii R265 chromosome 7, complete sequence encodes:
- a CDS encoding solute carrier family 25 (mitochondrial folate transporter) member 32: MTSNISAQPSLFGDPSIDHALAGLGAGTVATLVMHPLDLIKVRFQLADSKPHPNSHLPLHKTKPRLGTGVYMALKDAVVVDGWKGLYRGLVPNLVGGASSWGLYFLFYNMIKKQMQGGDPSYRTSSGQHLLAAAEASAITAMLTNPIWVVKTRVFGTAKHDSIAYRGLWDGLRSIYRTEGIRGLYKGSLLALVGVSNGSIQFATYEEIKRRRTDLKKRKYLRAGKEWKVEDEKLTNTEYILASGSSKLVAIALTYPYQVVRARIQNFSPTPTVPKLTIPSVISSIWRNEGALAMYKGLGTNALRILPGTCTTFVVYENLVWAFRMLAVKGKEKNEGLVA, from the exons ATGACTTCAAACATCTCGGCACAACCAAGTCTCTTCGGCGACCCATCCATCGACCATGCACTCGCAGGCCTCGGCGCAGGCACTGTCGCAACCCTCGTCATGCACCCTCTTGACCTCATCAAAGTTCGCTTTCAACTAGCGGATAGCAAACCTCATCCCAactcccatcttccccttcacaaGACAAAACCCAGACTAGGTACAGGTGTCTATATGGCATTGAAGGATGCGGTCGTGGTTGATGGCTGGAAGGGATTGTATAGAGGTCTGGTGCCGAATTTGGTTGGAGGGGCTAGTAGTTGGGGATTGTACTTTCTCTT CTATAACATGATAAAAAAGCAGATGCAGGGAGGAGATCCAAGTTATAGAACATCGAGTGGCCAACATCTCTTAGCAGCTGCTGAGGCTA GCGCTATCACAGCAATGCTCACCAACCCTATATGGGTCGTCAAAACCCGAGTTTTTGGGACTGCCAAACACGACTCAATCGCCTATCGCGGTTTATGGGACGGCCTTCGTTCTATATACCGTACTGAGGGTATTCGTGGTCTATACAAGGGTTCGTTGTTGGCCCTCGTCGGTGTGTCGAATGGGTCCATTCAGTTCGCCACGTACGAGGAGATCAAAAGACGGCGGACGGACTTAAAAAAGCGGAAATATCTGAGAGCggggaaagaatggaaggtggaagatgaaaagctA ACAAATACAGAGTATATCTTAGCATCAGGATCTTCAAAACTTGTAGCGATAGCATTAACGTACCCTTATCAAGTCGTCCGAGCTAGAATACAA AATTTCAGCCCTACCCCAACCGTCCCTAAATTAACGATCCCCTCCGTTATCTCTTCCATATGGCGCAATGAGGGCGCCCTCGCAATGTACAAAGGGTTGGGTACGAATGCGCTCAGAATCTTACCGGGGACGTGTACGACGTTTGTTGTTTATGAGAATTTGGTATGGGCGTTTAGGATGCTGGCTGtaaaagggaaggagaagaatgagggaCTTGTGGCGTAA
- a CDS encoding calcium-binding protein: protein MRDTSSPQPPQQRNPAPRNQYPQPPQQQAQSYGAPLGVPMRGYAASPGPGGRSGMASPGLGARSGMVSPTQGSFPLQAPLQQQQQQQGQGSYQQFQRQYSSPPQQQQGFQPQQYQPRPQYGQLQQVRTQGYGSAQSPVSPGTVSNHGYPPVGSSGSGYTPMQQQQQQQHYGQAPQQHPHYATSPQGRQSQQAQQGQWGPQQHVQTMSSTPPLPSTADNAELRDMFTAFDSSRSGHLSAFDLQKLLAKDATMDAREDSLMNIFDTDRSGSINFQEFEGLYRYIQDWHGIFNRFDRDSSGLIDRTELHSALMGFGFPLPPEMIRKIEKRFTPPPIPGKDAPRGISFDRFLMACVTVKHYTEGFRRVDQRKEGKVTFSYENFMEMVLDAPA, encoded by the exons ATGCGGGACACATCCTCCCCACAGCCACCACAGCAGCGCAACCCTGCGCCGAGGAACCAGTATCCCCAGCCACCACAGCAGCAGGCCCAGTCTTACGGCGCTCCACTAGGCGTTCCCATGAGAGGATATGCTGCTTCCCCAGGGCCTGGAGGGAGAAGCGGTATGGCGTCTCCAGGTCTGGGAGCCAGGAGTGGAATGGTATCGCCCACTCAAGGGTCTTTCCCCCTTCAAGCACCactacaacaacaacaacaacagcagggACAAGGGTCATACCAACAATTCCAGAGACAATACTCCAGCcctcctcaacagcaacaagggTTTCAACCGCAACAGTACCAGCCCCGTCCCCAATATGGGCAACTACAACAAGTCCGTACACAGGGTTACGGCAGTGCCCAATCGCCAGTCTCTCCGGGGACGGTGTCGAATCACGGGTATCCTCCAGTTGGATCTTCAGGGAGTGGTTATACACCAatgcagcaacaacagcagcaacagcacTACGGCCAGGCGCCTCAGCAACACCCTCATTATGCGACATCACCTCAGGGTAGACAAAGCCAGCAGGCTCAGCAAGGCCAGTGGGGTCCGCAACAGCATGTCCAGACTATGTCGAGTACGCCGCCTTTGCCTAGTACAGCTGATAATGCCGAACTGAGAGATAT GTTTACTGCCTTCGACAGCTCTAGAAGTGGGCACCTTAGTGCTTTTGATCTTCAAAAGTTGTTGGCAAAGGATGCTACCATGGATGCGAGAGAGGATAGC CTGATGA ACATCTTTGACACTGATCGAAGCGGGAGTATCAATTTCCAAGAATTTGAAGGTCTTTACCGATACATCCAA GACTGGCACGGAATCTTCAATCGCTTCGACCGCGATTCTTCCGGCCTCATCGACCGCACCGAACTTCACTCCGCCCTTATGGGCTTTGGcttccccctccctcccGAGATGATCCGGAAAATCGAGAAACGATTCACTCCACCTCCTATACCGGGAAAAGACGCGCCCAGGGGGATCAGTTTTGATAGGTTTTTGATGGCTTGTGTGACAGTGAAACATTATACGGAAGGCTTCAGGAG GGTTGATCAAcgcaaagaaggaaaagtgaCGTTCAGTTACGAGAATTTT ATGGAAATGGTCCTCGACGCTCCGGCATAA
- a CDS encoding COP9 signalosome complex subunit 4, with the protein MDISAGLQEASSQQNPKLRSQAYLSLLQCLLQPPLTSASPLIAFGTHFTTSNTVIIIVGRRILGAYLTALLAGTTVVQKGTAKVPLDEEGQADEAEWIALGNAAFNGEKGEEVRRDVVEGVLAAGSSGWCDEQITVLRHLHSHLLMLEEDWEGAARALMPIQLEGGSRLVSDDEKLNVYMQIVHLFLECGEWGQAQTYFTRASLLPRPTDKETRLSMRLSQAKLYDFANDFAKASVTYHEVSHDTSIDPSDRLLILSAAVTTSILAPSGPHRSRILATLNRDDRVHTELPAGLGTMLKKMLLEYIVKPEEMKEFEGALAPHQRAVVEGGGTVLERAVREHNVGACAKVYDNISFSALGTILNLSPSSAETIARRMIEQSRLRAWIDQPSQLIFFESRPQLDTDADAQGTAGGLGVEKEEKEVEKVSWGVRWDERIRGTSLRVEGIAEGILAKGLIGP; encoded by the exons ATGGACATTTCAGCAGGGCTCCAAGAAGCGTCTTCTCAACAAAACCCAAAACTGCGCTCTCAAGCCtacctttctctcctccagtGCCTTCTGCAACCACCACTCACATCCGCATCCCCGCTCATCGCTTTCGGCACCCACTTCACAACGTCCAAcactgtcatcatcatcgtcggtCGTCGTATCCTGGGCGCATACCTTACGGCTCTCCTCGCAGGGACTACAGTGGTGCAAAAGGGGACTGCCAAGGTTCCcctggatgaagaagggcaagctGATGAAGCGGAATGGATAGCGCTTGGTAACGCGGCGTTTaatggggagaagggcGAAGAGGTAAGGCGggatgttgttgaaggtGTGCTCGCAGCTGGGTCTAGTGGGTGGTGCGATGAGCAG ATCACTGTCCTGCGACATCTACATTCGCATCTCCTCatgcttgaagaagactgggaAGGCGCTGCCAGAGCATTGATGCCGATCCAGCTCGAGGGTGGTTCACGACTTGTATCCGATGATGAAAAACTCAACGTGTACATGCAAatcgtccatctcttcctcgag TGCGGCGAATGGGGTCAAGCCCAAACATACTTTACCCGCGCTTCCCTCTTACCCCGCCCGACAGACAAGGAAACCCGTCTATCTATGCGTCTCTCCCAAGCTAAATTATACGATTTCGCCAACGATTTCGCCAAAGCATCTGTCACCTACCATGAAGTCTCACATGACACCTCCATCGATCCTTCCGACCGacttctcatcctctccgccGCTGTCACCACCTCTATCCTCGCTCCTTCTGGCCCTCACCGCTCTCGGATTCTTGCTACGCTCAACCGTGATGACCGGGTCCACACCGAGCTGCCCGCCGGATTGGGCACcatgttgaagaagatgttgttGGAATATATCGTGAAAccagaggagatgaaggagtttGAAGGGGCATTAGCACCGCATCAGCGAGCGGTCGTAGAAGGCGGTGGGACAGTCTTGGAAAGAGCTGTACGAGAACACAACGTCGGAGCATGTGCCAAAGTATACGAcaacatctccttctccgcccTGGGCACGATCCTGAATCTCTCTCCGTCTTCAGCCGAGACGATCGCTCGGCGTATGATTGAACAATCCCGTCTTCGCGCATGGATCGACCAGCCTTCCCAACTCATCTTTTTTGAGTCCCGTCCGCAGCTTGATACTGATGCCGACGCCCAGGGGACTGCGGGCGGGTTGGgagtggaaaaggaggagaaggaggtggagaaggtgagCTGGGGTGTGAGGTGGGATGAGAGAATTAGAGGGACGAGTCTGAGGGTGGAAGGGATTGCAGAGGGGATTTTGGCCAAAGGGTTGATCGGTCCCTAG
- a CDS encoding sec14 cytosolic factor, which translates to MATTDFLSGHPGHLSEAQQSTLEAFRTELLSSGLIPAEGDKEAFVQRIGYDRFDDNTLLRFLRARKFDIPKAKIMWEANEKWRKEFGADDIAANGFDYPEYEQVAQYYPQYYHKSDKDGRPVYIEQLGKLDIPKLYALTTQERQLKRLVSEYEKFLRDRCPACSKEVGHLVETSCTILDLYNAGISSFYKVKDYVSAASNIGQNYCKLAFTSPPTLKQTPHAKHFS; encoded by the exons ATGGCCACCACAGACTTCCTCTCAGGACACCCAGGACACCT CTCAGAGGCGCAGCAATCCACCCTTGAAGCCTTCCGAACAGAGCTTCTCTCCTCTGGCCTCATCCCCGCTGAAGGCGACAAGGAAGCGTTTGTTCAGCGTATTGGCTATGACCGTTTCGATGACAACACCCTCTTGAGGTTCTTGAGGGCGCGTAAATTTGATATCCCCAAGGCCAAGATCATGTGGGAGGCGAAtgaaaagtggaggaaagagtTTGGCGCGGATGATATTGCTGC TAACGGCTTTGACTATCCCGAATACGAACAAGTCGCGCAATACTACCCGCAGTACTATCACAAGTCCGACAAGGACGGTCGTCCCGTCTACATCGAGCAGCTCGGCAAGCTCGACATCCCCAAGCTCTACGCGCTCACCACCCAAGAGAGACAGCTCAAGCGACTTGTTTCAGAGTATGAAAAGTTCCTCAGGGATCGATGCCCTGCCTGTTCCAAGGAGGTCGGACACCTTGTGGAGACGAGTTGTACTATATTGGACTTGTACAATGCTGGTATTTCTAGCTTCTACAAGG TCAAGGACTATGTCTCTGCCGCCTCTAACATTGGCCAAAACTACTGTAAGCTCGCTTTTACCTCGCCCCCCACCCTAAAACAAACCCCTCATGCTAAACACTTTTCTTAG